The genomic window atttaaaattttttttctgaaatttttacagcacatatctcttaccattgtgaagactatgacaattgttgtagactttcagtcttgttctcgtaaaagttataaatttttaaaaataaaaggtgcagcttcgtgaattgcaaagttagatcgcaaaaattaagtgaaaaaatttaaaatttatctatttgatcacgtctatgttaaactatagagtccaaagagaagtgttatggggagttttagatctagacgtgttatagaaaaaaagaatggtgaaacttttaattttaagaaaaacgtttaatgttttttaattttctggtaaaattgcgattttgacaaatttgattttttaataaaaaattaagtaatggtgtggggaaaaaataaatatgccattttaattgcctatttgtctaatttgtaaaattcatattagagttttcaaaaaacgtatacagggtgaaatttttttaagacctaaacgaactaattttttaaagccggacctgatttttttctagtttgaataaatcagttgattgggtggtaacataaatcaaatatttgtttaaaaaaattaatttttgtaataaaagttattttttttaaatctatggttcactttaccaaatttttaattcatagtcaaatttgatttttttataaaaaattaagtaatcgtgtggggaaaaaataaatatgtcattttaattgcctatttgtctaatttgtaaaattaatattagagtttttaaaaagcgtatacagggtgaaattttttctaagacccaaacgaactaattttttaaagccggacctgatttttttctagtttgaataaatcagttgattaggtggtaatagtgtaacgattgaccaaaataagagacacatcgatctgaccgttcaaaaattatgacgaatataaatttctgtcaaaatgcgaaactcgccctgtatattattaaacaatgggagcagacactttttaatggtcatttgttattccccataggggcctctatacgaggtaggagtatgtacagttcctcatgactcaccctgtatattcttgtttcaacacaataccaatctcccaagttcttcaaccatgaagttcttcttcgtcctggactgcgtttgcttGCTATTTTCCCttgaataatattttgtagcaacctatatttgggacctctcattacctACATGTCAGAAATACTCCAGCTTTATCTTTATTGAtgctttttatttgtttaaatgcTTGTAACTAGCAAACTAGCAAACTAATAAAGATATATTCTTTTTCGGTCGGTTTATATCTTTCGGAAATGCGAATCATCAATCATATAATACCAAGTTTAGACGTTTATAAGCAGACTTAaatagacgagggcatttagcacaaaataaataaatttttaaatacagcatttAGAGACTTGAAGTTTATTtcttgcattatgttcaggatgacgtcaggaaaaaagtctatagtattcaaaaatgggtggaaatgcataattgcactgtaaagtgcataaattgcatccaaaattgcataaatataaaaataaagtcaaaatcagtaggTATATTAAGAAACAAAATTGAttatttgggggtttttggggtcactgaatacgattacgccatcagaactgattcccggattacctggtgcccaaggtcacggcaagagacgtcatcttctggagtttcgatggttttcggcattaaatcgatgcaaacggattactcacgggctttaggggtcactaagtacatactaatatgccatcagaattgaccaccggagtacctggtgcccagggtcgctactaaggcacgttatcttcgGGAGTTTCGaaggatttcggcactaaattcaTGCAACTGAACTATTCGGGGgattttgaggtggttaaacacgaatatgccatcagaacagacctctggatcacctggcgcccaaggtcactgcaagagacGCCATCTTCTGGAccttcgagggctttcggtattaaattgctgcaaacagattacttacgggtttttggggtcgctaaacacgaatatgccatcagaattgaattcCTGAGTACATTgtgcccaggatcgctactataaggcacgtaatcttctggagtttcgactgtttttggcattaaattgatgtaaacggattATTCACGGGTTTTTTGGGACCGGTAAagacgaatatgccatcagaactgaactccggagtacctggtgcccagagtcgctactagggcacgtcatcttctggggtttcgagggttttcggcatttaattgatgcaaatggattactggagtgTTTTCGAGGTACCGTCAGAACCGACACcctgtgcacctggtgcccaagatcaCTGCAAGAGActtcatcttctgaagttttgagggatttcgacattaaatttatgaaaatggattactcggggatTTTTAAAGTCGTTAAATACGAACATGCGATCAAAACACACCATTGTCGcaccttgcagtgaccttgggcaccaggttatCCGGTGGTCTGTTCttatggcatattcgtgtttaccgactcaaaaaccccccgagtaatccatttttatcaatttaatgccaaaatctCTTAAACTCCATAagaggacgccccttgcagtgagcttgggctccaggtgcacagagagtcggttttgatggcatattcgtgtttagtgacctcaaaaacccgtaagtaatccgtttgcatcaatttgataccaaaagccctcgaaactccagaagaagacgtcccttacagtggccttgggcaccaggtgatcctaaggtctGTCCTGATGGCATCTTCGTGTTAAACCAcgtcaaaaaccccccgagtagtcCAGTTATGTAAATTTAGTGCCGagatccctcgaaactccagacgATGACGTGTCTTTGTAGCGACCCAGGACCAGGTACTCCAGAGGTCAATTTTGATaacatattcgtatttagcgaccccaaaaacccgcgagtaatctatttgcatcaattaaatgccgagaATCCCCgccgaaaccccagaagatgacgtgcattagtagcgaccctgggcaccaggtaccccaGAGGCCAATTCTgatagcatattcgtgtttagcgacctcaaaaatccGTAAGTACCAGACCAGGTGATCTaaaggtctgttctgatggcatattcgtgtataaccacctcaaaaaccccccgaataaatttagtgccgaaatccctcgaaaatccagaaaatgacgtgccttagtagcgaccctgggcactaggtacttcggaggtcaattctgatatcatattgGTATTTACCGACCCCTAAAagccgtaagtaatccgtttgcatcgatttaactccgaaaaccatcgaaactccggAAGAATGtgtctcttgccgtgaccttggacaccaggtgatccgggggtcagttctgatggcgtaatcgtattcagtgaccccaaaacccccaaataataaatttcgttccttagtatactgattttgactttatttttatatttatgcaattttggatgcattttatgcacttgttgtttgtttgggtttatatgactgcggacactaaatccattcggcaattttactattttttattttattagtcattttttcgtatcttatcctaaaactaatactaatattaatctctaataaacgattctactaataaataattatttttatattttttttaatatattttttttatttatttttttttctaaatgatgttctcagagttccacagcaaaaactgcaacattcttctttagccctctacttaattcgaaagctatttactatggactgtccaaaatcgtcattcatttttatctacatattttttttatatatttttttaattattatatatttttttctattattttttttatattattttttttatatttttttgtttatatttttatatattttttccttcttttttttttaattttttttttattttttttttattttttttatttatatttttttttcttttcttttttcttttaacaCTTTATTTATGCACTTttcagtgcaattatgcatttccacccatttttgaatagtagactttttccctgacgtcatcctgaacataatgcaaaaactgcaagtctctaggtgctgtatttaaaaatctatttgttcgggtgtttttagtgctaaatgccctggtctaaaagTAGTACCAGCTATCTAAGAGACTCACTAATCAGCTCAGCGGGGTGCTAACTGTTCGAGATCTGAAATTCCACAAACAAGGGATCTGCCTGTTTAATGAGAAGATCCATTGTTTATGGAATTCCACACATCGAACAATAGCATCCCGCTCAGCTCAATACTAAGGAGTCTCAGATAGCTGGTACGAGTATACAACTTCTGATGTAGATTTTGTATAAGTTGATCGTAGAACCTTTTTAAACATCGTTGACAATCAATTTCCATAAATATTTATGAAACAAATCAATTTATTTTAGGTACTGATGCTCGCAGCACCAATAGAAGCTTACCAACAGTGTTACCCAAAAATACAACACCCTCAGTACTTTTTATTATACGAAATAGCCAACAACGAGGACTACCCTTCAACCATGCATTACCCAGGTTTTCCACCGTTGTCTAGAGAACAGCAATACGAAGACGAACCATTCAAAGGTGAACCATTCAAAGGCGAACCATTCAGAGAAGAACCATTCAAAGACGATCCATTTAACCCTTCAAACTTAGACTATGCGACGACTTTCCCACCTGTTACAGTTGAAGAACAGTTTCAAAAGCAATATTACGAATTTCCCTGGCAGACTCAACCCATGCATTCGGTTGTTCCTCAGCCTTTACCAGAAATACCTCAACCTTTGGATCCTTGCATAGAACCCTGTACGGATGACTATAATTGCAAGTGTGACAGCTGTCAAAATAAATATGGAAGTCTGCCGATACTGCTACAAggtaaaattatgtttttttgtcATGTTGTGCTTCTTCTAGGGAAAGGAGTGGTAGGAAAGAATCTAGCTCTTTATCGTGCTATGTTCTCACCTCCCATTTCTTGTTGAATTTCTTTATTGGtcttcatttttatttctccGTCGCTTCTTGTTTTTGGTCCCAATATTGAtctcaatatttttctttctACTATTCTTagatcttcttcatctttttttgacAGTCGTGGTTTCCATTTCATACGTGATAACTGTGTCTTATACATTCTGATTTATGTTTGTCTGCTGACGTTTCTGGATCTGAGTTTTTGCTTATTCCTTCTGGATTATCACATGTCTTCTCTCTTTGTTGCTTTTTCCTATTGTTACTCTTAGGTAGCAGGTAGTTGAACTGGGTTACTTCTTCAAATTTACATTTTCTCGTTATTATTAGTCCCCTTCCAGCTTTCCCGTCCagtttcatgtattttgttttgttttcattaattataTATCCCAccttttttgcttctacatcCATGTTGTTTATGGCATTTATTAAGTCTTGTCTTTTCTTTGCTACAACTGTTAAATCATTCGCGTAGGCATAAGCGATAATTTGTGTTACATTCAGTATTATATCCTTTCCGTTTAGTTTTGCATCTCTCAAGAGATGCTCCAAAACTAGGTTAAAGAAGGTGGGAGAGATGGGTCTCCTTGCTTCACATCTCTAATGATATTAACTTcgtctaaaattttatttttgctttggAGTTCTGCAGGCAGATCTGCTGTAGTTTTATCAGTTTGTTTGGGATTCCTATTTGCTTTATTGCTCTTCCCATTTGGGTTCTATTTATGGAGTCAAAGGCACTTCTGAAGTGAATAAAAGTTATACATATGTAGGTTTGTATATATATTCCCTgcatttttgtattatttgttctACTGTGTAATGCGTTTATCGTTGATCTTCCTATACGGAAACCGTTCTGATATCTTCTATTATATTATAGGTATCGAACAAAAAGCCTTTGGAGAAAAATCCGAACCAGAGCCATCAACATCTAGTCATTCTCACACTCCCAGGCGAATCCTAACCTGCGAATACTGCAAGAAGACGTTCACACACAAAGGAGACTTCAAGAAGCATCTGAGAAAGCACACCAAAGAAAAGCCCTATTCGTGTCGGTACTGCAATAAGTGTTTCGGCAACACCTCGAACCTCCTCAGACATCAAAAACTGCACACGGGAGAAAAGCCTTTTGCGTGTGAACATTGTGATAAGAGATTTAGCAGAAAAGATAAGTTGGATTGCCATAGGAGGAGCAGGACTTGCCAGGAAGCTAGTACTTCCAGAAGTTATCTGGAATAGCTCGAGATCTATCCTTTTTTTTGTGagatttttatatagttttttatcGTACTTTTAGGTTAAGAATGCAATGACTTCGAATAGTGATATGTCATTTGTAATTAAAGATCTGTAATCACCGTccttagtaataatttaaatattttaaatacatatttttctgGAATTCGACAAGTTATTTGATATAATACTCTATGAGGTAAACTCATATTTGTAGCCATTATTTCTCAAAAAAAGTACCCTTCGAAGGCCCTTATTTCACCATGAAGAATATGTCTAGTAGCGCTCCTCTGGACTTAGTCGTTCGAATCCTCTTTTTTTTAACGAAGACGTTACACTGTCGGTTCAGTATTACCAAGTCTATCTGCCGTCCAATTCCTGGTTgtaccaacaaatcttaagctccagcttagccgcTAAACTTAGCTAtcagcttatagataggaccGCTTAAGTCTTACTTACGTtacaccataattttcgattatTTTCTAAGCACGTCTTAACTGAGACGAAGTTTAAGATGCAATCCACATGGCAATCTGAAAAGTAATCTAAGACTCAATAGTGCAACgtgtatgtttcgtaagctgagcttaaggcacgcCTTAAGCTAAAAATCTGTTGGTACAACCAGGCATAAACGGTATATGAGGCATAGCTGATAAATCCTTAAAGACGTACAGCTAGCTGATTCTGCTTTGTTTCTTAAACAATCGCAAAAAGTGAAAAGGGAACATCCATAAAttacgtcgtaaaaattttggagtttttaTTACCCTTcccccttccgtcgtaaagcgtcgtttacagttgaccccccctcataccgacgtcgcaattgcaaTTCATGACCCCCCccctttttagagatttttttttaaattcaatgttatttctggattttttaaagttagctcttcaagtttatttacgaatgtatccaaatcagtattactatgtagctcattaatatccgcctacttttttctctcaattcactgtacaactaataattagctttattgggacaaaagaaaacacttttatcggagttcctatgctttcttaactgcatcatataaatcttaatatttattttgttttgattccAATGCtatttcttttattaagtataaatatatacaatgtactaactaaatagaatagaatattttatttctattcattcttgtagAATTGTCTCACACAGAGTATTTAGTAAATAagtgaacagtttaatatttattccttccagacgttgttctgaaaAGAAGCGTTTGTGTAAAAACatagaacaatgttttattgtttgtgagtctgtataaaactgctagcaatattattaaggctgtgagtgataaaaacaaaatgaaaagtatgcgataaaagtaatatacctactaatttttttaaaaattctaaaataggatatattttttatattcttgaacttcaaacgacgtcggatgtggactcatggccccctcccccctgtcgtataccgtcgtaataagcaaagtcccccctcccccttttcaacgacgtagtttatggatgttctcAAACatcattaatttttttacttagaaCGTTTCTTATACATGTTATGGTTGGTTGCacaaacaaattttaagcttcAGCTTAGCTAAGCTCAGCTTATGGATAGGGCCGTTTTAAATCTCGCGTTTACGTTTACGTTGAACCaaaattttcgattcttatctatGCAATGGCAACatggcaatccattgtggcaagctgaaaattgatctaagactcaatagtgcaacgcgtatgtttcgtaaggtgagcttaaggcacgttttaagcttaagatctgttctagtgcagtcattgaagcgtaaaataggtttttacctccgaaatGTTTTACTATaaaccgatttacatgaaattttggaattatgcttatcttacccttaacttcaaaagtgatattgatctaaactccgttttttatttttagggggtgaaaacaaccccttaatgggaaaattgacattgagccattttatcgccagaaaacgtgtttaataataaatagtGACATTGTGATGTGTTTTCTAACATAATACCCTCATGTTTCATCCCCTTGAAAACCGTACAACCCTTGCAAACAACCCCTAAatcgaaaaaatttacaaaaaattaatttagtatgactaataataataagtatagatttaaatatagagtaaataatattttacgttctctatcttaactatttaattgttaacccctttcaacccctaaaatcaacccctcgattaaaaattgtataaaaaaatttcttttgataaactaaaaaggatttaaatatCGTTCCACGTTCTCGAAAAAGCTATGCTGGAAAATCATATGCTCAAGTTCTTTAACCCTTATAACTACCCCTAAATTAAAACTTGAAAATGTATGATTATACATTATTAGTTTTTGGACCATaactacttcaattttgaagctatcacaacttataaacaaccattttgaaggtaattaaaagagctacaacttttttcattataatatgtagtgaaaaaccttttattttgaaacggtgaAGGGTCAAAGGGCTCGAGAGAGACTGTGGTTGCGCTACCGCGCGCTCTATAATCAGTCATATCTTCGTCAATTTTTGTGTGATagaaaaaacaaacaaaccaaaattttggtcaaaaagaaacctattttttttattattgcacTTTTTGGcgtatctttcattatttttgagatattatgaaaagaaggtagttattttaaaaatactaaaatatttttttcttaaaatcgtgatttttccaaaaaatatgtATTCCAAAGCAGCGAAACTGCTAGAATCCATCAAACTCTTTATATTAAAGTTGATTCTAGATGGAATaagattaattttaattttggtggaaatggcacttatgaaatccattgatttaaaaaaaaaacattagataTTCCTTTTTTTTCATTACAGCTCACTTATTTTACCTACAAAATACTTTTAACAGTGCCCCtttttaaagcttattttaagcactataaaatcctttctaattagcatgcataaaatttattcgctctccgctagatggcattgaatacatcgataaaatttcacacaaaataaaaaacggcttTGATCCTTAATATCTCTCTTAATATTGCACTTAGGGCActcttaaaaaaaacaatttgttcatttttttacctgctacaattttgttcagtataatattatcgttaaaatgcatatttttggagatatttgcaaaaaaactgttgaaaattgtgagaaaattccgaattttcaattgccaataacttaaaaagtattagatttttgaaaaaactttatacaacgttttttgcttaaaattaggtcttctatcgatatctgatgttattttgaaaaaaataaattccaccaccgaaaaggggtggcaaccacccccagggtgaaaacggagttcgggtcaatatcacttttgaagctaagggtaggataagcctaattccaaaatttcatgtaaatcggttcattgtaaaaattttctGAGCTAAAAAGCTTCAATGACTGTACTATTCGTGCAACCAGAATCTTTAAAAACCCgtataaaattttaaatgtcaGTGTACATTGAATGAACACAAACAAATATACGAAGAGAAGTTGcctagtagtccagggcgcatctgttttgagatggacgttgagaggtgactcaaatttttttgcagaaattgcttgaaaataaatcaaataataatatttgagttatcctccctctcaaaaaggtccggaacattgtttaaataatcaaaatgtcaaaaattgaaggaaaaattcgatttttttcttcgttttttgattataactttaaaagtattcatttccgagaaaagttgtactgacataaaagttgcgtaattaaatttcctacaatatagaattggttaaaaatttaaaaaatagtcactctagttgcaaaatagcaattaattgcaaaaaaaacatacaaaaacaagtattcgcattttacgtttttcaaccatttatgctacacttaggaccttcatatttcacccaaaaaaactttatgatacattaaaacaatactgtaaatttaattaagatcggttcaacagattttccaaaataaattttgcaatccagctttcgcaaaaaaattcattttttcaaaatgttacaggactgaaaataaagcaggtagcaagttgaatttctttttgcttatagaagtgtactgtacctttcatttgcaatttgcaaaattaaaatcgattagttaccacggcgtcaggaaattttttaaataaacattaatttttggtgctacgcgcaggacagcggtgttggattcacacaagttgatttccaccaaaatttcttccgatctttatttactatattattttcttactctatattttgttgtattttaatattttaattccacaaaaatcaaactaattttattattgtttatgaaatattgttgaaaca from Diabrotica virgifera virgifera chromosome 5, PGI_DIABVI_V3a includes these protein-coding regions:
- the LOC126884811 gene encoding zinc finger protein 41 homolog, which encodes MLAAPIEAYQQCYPKIQHPQYFLLYEIANNEDYPSTMHYPGFPPLSREQQYEDEPFKGEPFKGEPFREEPFKDDPFNPSNLDYATTFPPVTVEEQFQKQYYEFPWQTQPMHSVVPQPLPEIPQPLDPCIEPCTDDYNCKCDSCQNKYGSLPILLQGIEQKAFGEKSEPEPSTSSHSHTPRRILTCEYCKKTFTHKGDFKKHLRKHTKEKPYSCRYCNKCFGNTSNLLRHQKLHTGEKPFACEHCDKRFSRKDKLDCHRRSRTCQEASTSRSYLE